The following proteins are encoded in a genomic region of Pikeienuella piscinae:
- a CDS encoding indolepyruvate ferredoxin oxidoreductase family protein, with amino-acid sequence MKHAEVSLGDRYDLECEQVLLNGTQALVRLMLTQKWRDSQAGHNTAGYVSGYRGSPLGGVDATFLGAKKWTEPADILFEPALNEDSGATMLWGAQQAGLRGDGTHDGVFGLWYGKGPGVDRSGDVFRHASLAGTAPLGGVLAAMGDDHTGESSTTVHQSDFAFVDAHMPILAPAGVQEIIDLGVHGYALSRFASLWVGVKCLKDTIESTAVIDGRPDRVQVTIPTDFEMPEGGLSIRLGDDRIPQEVRMQRYKRWAAHAYARANGIDKRVRGKKGAKIGVVSAGKSWLDVAHALDLLGIDEETAERIGVTVYKPAMIYPLEPTALKDWAEGLELIVVVEEKRSLIESQIKELLYDLPMRPRVVGKRDEADNVLFPVEMGLNPVDVALKLGRILFDEGVASEINTRRIEALEATANSANVEATPERTPWFCAGCPHNSSTKLPDGSIGFAGIGCHFMAQWMDRGVSGYTHMGGEGVNWIGESRFSKTKHAFQQLGDGTYTHSGQQAIRSAVAANANITYKILYNDAVAMTGGQTLEGGLEVYRIIDEVKAYGVKKLVVVYDEKEGFDPSKVPAGVETRKREELDAVQRELREIEGVTALIYVQTCAAEKRRRRKRGKFPDIDKRVYINPEVCEGCGDCGVQSNCVAVAPLDTELGRKRQIDQSACNKDFSCLKGFCPSFVTLHGATVKKEKAAGLDLPDLPEPVIPEIDKVWNTVTTGVGGTGVVTIGALLGMAAHVEGKGAGVMEMAGLAQKGGAVQIHCRIAESPADITAIRVATGEADVVIGGDLLVTAGAKTLALMANGRTGVVCNTYEINTGEFTRDGGFRIPADRLRLGLEARVGDENVVYLNATRLAERLLGDAIFSNVLVLGAAWQMGRIPLAKESILKAIELNGAGVEGNKAAFEIGRWAVVHPEEAKKAVAPRQVAATTWAEKIDLRHRRLIAWGGRKWADRWLASVRAAEAAEKKIPGADGFAEAAAFGLFKLMSYKDEYEVARLHAETLESQIGERFDNVRKIEFHMAPPIFGRKDSKGQPVKSTFGPWLLPVLKRLAKLKGLRGTPLDVFGYSAERRAERAAIAEHEALLAELGANLTPETHATAVQLAALPLQVKGFGHIKAANAKAAAARRAELLAEFHSGGAPVKHAAE; translated from the coding sequence ATGAAGCACGCTGAAGTCAGTCTTGGCGACCGCTACGACCTGGAATGCGAGCAGGTGCTTCTCAACGGCACGCAGGCGCTGGTGCGTCTGATGCTGACCCAGAAATGGCGTGACTCCCAGGCCGGTCACAACACCGCGGGCTATGTCTCCGGCTATCGCGGCTCGCCGCTCGGCGGCGTGGATGCGACCTTTCTCGGCGCGAAGAAGTGGACCGAGCCGGCTGATATTCTTTTCGAGCCGGCGCTGAATGAGGATTCCGGCGCGACCATGCTCTGGGGCGCGCAGCAGGCGGGGCTGCGCGGCGACGGCACGCATGACGGGGTATTCGGACTCTGGTACGGCAAAGGCCCGGGCGTCGATCGCTCCGGCGATGTCTTTCGGCACGCTTCGCTCGCGGGCACGGCGCCGCTTGGCGGGGTTCTCGCTGCGATGGGCGATGACCATACCGGGGAATCCTCGACCACGGTCCATCAATCGGATTTCGCCTTCGTCGACGCGCATATGCCGATTCTCGCGCCCGCCGGGGTGCAGGAGATCATCGATCTCGGCGTCCACGGTTACGCGCTCAGCCGCTTCGCGTCGCTCTGGGTCGGGGTCAAGTGTCTGAAGGACACCATCGAATCGACCGCGGTGATCGACGGGCGCCCGGACCGCGTGCAGGTGACGATCCCGACCGATTTCGAGATGCCGGAAGGCGGGCTGAGCATTCGCCTCGGCGACGACCGCATTCCGCAGGAGGTGCGGATGCAGCGCTACAAGCGCTGGGCCGCCCACGCCTACGCCCGCGCCAACGGCATCGACAAGCGCGTTCGCGGCAAGAAGGGCGCGAAGATCGGCGTCGTCTCGGCCGGCAAGAGCTGGCTCGACGTCGCGCACGCGCTCGACCTCCTCGGCATAGACGAGGAGACGGCGGAGCGGATCGGCGTCACCGTCTACAAGCCGGCGATGATCTATCCGCTCGAGCCCACGGCGCTGAAGGACTGGGCCGAAGGGCTGGAGCTGATCGTCGTGGTCGAGGAGAAGCGGAGCCTGATCGAAAGCCAGATCAAGGAGCTGCTCTACGATCTTCCGATGCGCCCGCGCGTGGTCGGCAAGCGCGACGAAGCGGACAACGTGCTCTTTCCGGTGGAGATGGGGCTTAACCCGGTCGATGTCGCGCTGAAGCTCGGCCGTATCCTTTTTGACGAGGGCGTCGCCAGCGAGATCAACACCCGTCGGATCGAGGCGCTCGAGGCGACGGCGAACTCCGCCAATGTCGAGGCGACGCCGGAGCGCACCCCGTGGTTCTGCGCCGGCTGTCCGCACAATTCGTCGACCAAGCTTCCCGACGGCTCGATCGGCTTCGCCGGCATCGGCTGCCATTTCATGGCGCAGTGGATGGACCGCGGCGTCTCCGGCTACACCCATATGGGCGGCGAGGGTGTGAACTGGATCGGCGAGAGCCGGTTCTCGAAGACCAAGCACGCTTTCCAGCAGCTCGGTGACGGCACCTACACCCATTCCGGCCAGCAGGCGATCCGCTCCGCCGTCGCGGCGAACGCCAACATCACCTACAAGATCCTCTATAACGACGCGGTGGCGATGACCGGCGGCCAGACGCTTGAGGGCGGGCTCGAGGTTTATCGCATCATCGACGAGGTGAAGGCCTACGGCGTGAAGAAGCTCGTCGTCGTGTATGACGAGAAGGAGGGGTTCGATCCCTCGAAGGTTCCCGCCGGCGTCGAGACCCGCAAGCGCGAGGAACTCGACGCGGTGCAGCGCGAGCTGCGCGAGATCGAGGGCGTGACCGCGCTGATCTATGTCCAGACCTGCGCCGCCGAGAAGCGCCGCCGCAGAAAGCGCGGCAAGTTCCCGGATATCGACAAGCGCGTCTACATCAACCCCGAGGTCTGCGAAGGCTGCGGCGATTGCGGCGTTCAGTCGAACTGCGTCGCCGTCGCGCCGCTCGACACTGAGTTGGGGCGCAAGCGCCAGATCGACCAGTCCGCCTGCAACAAGGATTTTTCTTGCCTCAAGGGCTTCTGCCCCTCTTTCGTGACACTTCACGGCGCGACGGTGAAGAAGGAGAAAGCGGCCGGGCTCGACCTCCCCGATCTGCCGGAGCCCGTCATTCCCGAGATCGACAAGGTCTGGAACACCGTGACCACCGGCGTCGGCGGCACCGGCGTCGTCACCATCGGCGCGCTTCTCGGTATGGCCGCGCATGTCGAGGGCAAGGGCGCCGGGGTGATGGAGATGGCCGGGCTCGCCCAGAAGGGCGGCGCCGTGCAGATTCATTGCCGGATCGCGGAGTCCCCAGCCGACATCACCGCGATTCGCGTCGCCACCGGTGAGGCCGATGTGGTGATTGGGGGCGATCTGCTGGTGACGGCGGGGGCCAAGACGCTGGCGCTGATGGCGAACGGGCGCACCGGCGTCGTCTGCAACACTTACGAGATCAACACCGGAGAGTTCACCCGCGACGGGGGCTTCCGCATCCCGGCGGATCGGCTTCGGCTCGGGCTGGAGGCGCGCGTCGGGGACGAGAACGTCGTCTATCTCAACGCGACGCGTCTGGCGGAGCGGCTGCTCGGCGATGCGATCTTCTCCAACGTCCTCGTTCTCGGCGCGGCCTGGCAGATGGGCCGCATCCCGCTGGCGAAAGAGTCCATCCTGAAGGCGATCGAGCTGAACGGCGCGGGCGTCGAGGGCAACAAGGCCGCGTTCGAAATCGGTCGCTGGGCCGTGGTTCACCCGGAAGAGGCCAAGAAGGCCGTCGCGCCCCGGCAGGTGGCGGCGACAACCTGGGCCGAGAAGATCGACCTTCGCCACCGGCGGTTGATCGCCTGGGGCGGTCGTAAGTGGGCCGATCGCTGGCTCGCCTCGGTCCGAGCGGCGGAGGCGGCGGAGAAGAAGATCCCCGGCGCCGACGGGTTCGCCGAGGCGGCGGCCTTCGGGCTCTTCAAGCTGATGAGCTACAAGGACGAATACGAGGTCGCCCGCCTTCACGCCGAGACGCTGGAAAGCCAGATCGGCGAGCGTTTCGACAATGTGCGAAAGATCGAGTTCCACATGGCGCCGCCGATCTTCGGCCGGAAGGACAGCAAGGGCCAGCCGGTCAAGTCTACATTCGGCCCGTGGTTGTTGCCTGTCCTGAAACGCCTCGCGAAACTCAAGGGCCTGCGCGGCACCCCGCTCGACGTGTTCGGCTATTCCGCCGAACGCAGAGCCGAGCGCGCGGCGATCGCCGAGCATGAGGCGCTCCTAGCGGAGCTGGGCGCGAATCTGACGCCGGAAACCCATGCGACGGCGGTGCAGCTCGCAGCGCTGCCGCTTCAGGTGAAGGGCTTCGGCCATATCAAGGCGGCGAACGCCAAGGCGGCGGCGGCGCGGCGCGCCGAGCTTCTCGCCGAGTTCCACAGCGGCGGCGCGCCGGTGAAGCACGCGGCGGAGTAG
- a CDS encoding alpha/beta fold hydrolase, producing MITGIGAAAALPLVGCAGGTEMSETAHPPIGDFIEVNGVRLHYVDEGAGPPIVLIHGASGNLRDWTFSMVDRLKDRFRVIAIDRPGHGYSGRLAIDGADPEAQARLFAAAATALGAERALIAGHSWGGALAAAWALDRPDQVAGAAIIAGATYPWDGDGGLLYSLGAGPLSPIVGGIARLYVRGDRAGKFVAEVFAPNPVTPGYVEYVGVELALRADTFRWNAQDIDRLNDNLARISPRYGELAMPIEIVHGEADTIVGLEIHSRRLQADAQDATLIVLPGIGHMPHHVREDEVVAALDRLAVRAGFA from the coding sequence ATGATTACCGGAATCGGGGCGGCGGCGGCGCTGCCGCTGGTCGGCTGCGCGGGGGGAACGGAAATGAGCGAGACCGCGCACCCGCCAATCGGCGACTTCATCGAAGTGAACGGCGTCCGGCTCCACTATGTCGATGAGGGCGCCGGCCCGCCCATCGTCCTGATCCACGGCGCCAGCGGCAATCTCCGCGACTGGACATTCTCCATGGTGGACCGGCTGAAAGACCGGTTTCGCGTCATCGCGATCGACCGGCCCGGGCACGGCTACAGCGGAAGGCTGGCGATCGACGGCGCGGACCCGGAGGCGCAGGCCCGGCTCTTTGCCGCCGCCGCGACCGCGCTCGGGGCCGAACGCGCGCTGATCGCCGGCCATTCCTGGGGCGGCGCGCTCGCGGCCGCATGGGCGCTCGACAGGCCCGACCAGGTGGCCGGGGCGGCGATCATCGCCGGCGCCACCTATCCCTGGGATGGCGATGGCGGGTTGCTCTACAGCCTCGGCGCAGGGCCGCTCAGCCCCATCGTCGGCGGAATCGCGCGGCTCTATGTGCGGGGCGACCGGGCCGGGAAGTTCGTCGCGGAGGTCTTCGCGCCGAACCCGGTGACGCCGGGCTATGTCGAATATGTCGGCGTCGAACTCGCGCTGCGCGCCGACACCTTCCGCTGGAACGCGCAGGATATCGACCGGCTGAACGACAATCTCGCCCGGATCAGCCCGCGCTATGGCGAACTCGCCATGCCCATCGAGATCGTCCATGGCGAAGCCGACACGATTGTCGGGCTGGAGATACATTCGCGCCGGCTTCAGGCGGACGCACAGGACGCCACGCTCATTGTTCTGCCCGGAATCGGCCATATGCCGCACCATGTGCGGGAGGATGAAGTCGTGGCGGCGCTCGACCGGCTGGCGGTCAGAGCCGGCTTCGCCTGA
- the pstB gene encoding phosphate ABC transporter ATP-binding protein PstB: MKDDSRPLIADTKVSATGVDVYYGDNHAIKDVSVDIDDKAVTAFIGPSGCGKSTFLRCLNRMNDTIDICRVTGDILLDGFDINAKSVDPVQLRARVGMVFQKPNPFPKSIYDNVAYGPRIHGLADSRAEMDEIVETSLRRAAIWDEVKDRLDASGTGLSGGQQQRLCIARAIATSPEVLLMDEPCSALDPIATARVEELIDELRGAFAIVIVTHSMQQAARVSQKTAFFHLGVMVEYDATEKIFHNPEDKRTQDYITGRFG; the protein is encoded by the coding sequence ATGAAGGACGATAGCCGGCCCCTGATCGCCGACACCAAGGTCTCCGCGACCGGCGTCGATGTCTATTACGGCGACAATCACGCGATCAAGGATGTGAGCGTGGATATCGACGACAAGGCGGTCACCGCCTTCATCGGCCCCTCCGGCTGCGGCAAGTCGACCTTTCTGCGCTGCCTCAACCGGATGAACGACACGATCGACATCTGCCGGGTGACGGGCGACATCCTGCTGGACGGGTTCGACATCAACGCGAAATCCGTCGATCCGGTGCAGCTCCGCGCCCGCGTCGGCATGGTCTTCCAGAAGCCCAATCCGTTTCCGAAGTCGATCTACGACAATGTCGCCTATGGGCCGCGTATTCACGGCCTCGCGGATAGCCGGGCGGAGATGGACGAAATTGTCGAGACATCGCTGCGTCGGGCGGCGATCTGGGATGAGGTGAAGGATCGGCTCGACGCCTCCGGCACCGGGCTTTCCGGCGGCCAGCAGCAGCGGCTCTGCATCGCGCGGGCGATCGCCACCTCGCCGGAGGTCCTGCTCATGGACGAGCCCTGCTCCGCGCTCGATCCGATCGCGACGGCCCGCGTGGAGGAACTGATCGACGAGTTGCGCGGCGCTTTCGCCATCGTCATCGTCACGCACTCCATGCAACAGGCTGCGCGCGTCAGTCAGAAGACGGCGTTCTTCCATCTCGGCGTGATGGTCGAATACGACGCGACCGAAAAGATTTTCCACAATCCCGAGGACAAGCGGACTCAGGATTACATCACCGGCCGGTTCGGCTGA
- the phoU gene encoding phosphate signaling complex protein PhoU, translating into MGGHIVTSFDDDLIELRARISEMGGLAETLLALALDSVEKRDSALADEVITKDKRIDALEFEVERLATQVIVKRQPLAQDLRLVISAMKLSTTLERIGDLAKNIAKRGKHLSTTSPMRVSGSVVRMGRQALAQLTAVLDAYAKTDVEAAISVWRRDVEIDDAYNAMFRELVTYMMEDPRTIGHGSQLLFIAKNLERIGDHATHVAEMIYYTAKGEPLGDDRPKGDPSDLEPRS; encoded by the coding sequence ATGGGCGGCCATATCGTCACTTCCTTCGACGACGACCTTATTGAACTGCGCGCGCGCATCTCGGAAATGGGCGGGCTGGCGGAGACCCTGCTCGCGCTGGCGCTCGACAGCGTGGAAAAGCGCGACTCCGCGCTGGCTGACGAGGTGATCACGAAAGACAAGCGCATCGACGCGCTGGAGTTCGAGGTTGAGCGCCTGGCGACGCAGGTCATCGTCAAGCGCCAGCCGCTGGCGCAGGATCTCCGTCTCGTCATCTCGGCGATGAAGCTCTCCACGACGCTGGAGCGGATCGGCGACCTCGCCAAGAACATCGCCAAGCGCGGCAAGCATCTCTCCACCACGAGCCCGATGCGCGTTTCCGGCTCGGTCGTGCGTATGGGCCGGCAGGCGCTGGCGCAGCTGACGGCGGTGCTGGACGCCTATGCGAAGACGGATGTCGAAGCCGCGATCTCGGTCTGGCGGCGCGACGTGGAGATCGACGACGCCTATAACGCGATGTTCCGGGAGCTCGTGACCTACATGATGGAGGATCCGCGGACCATCGGTCATGGCTCGCAACTGCTGTTCATCGCCAAGAATCTGGAACGGATCGGCGACCATGCGACCCATGTCGCGGAAATGATCTATTACACAGCGAAGGGCGAACCCCTCGGCGACGACCGGCCGAAGGGCGACCCGTCGGATCTCGAACCCCGTTCGTGA
- a CDS encoding LysR family transcriptional regulator, translated as MDWDKLRVFFAVAEAGSLTHAGEALRLSQSAVSRQIRGLEESLGATLFHRHARGLILTEQGELLFGAARDMSARLNLAAARIRDAKDGDGGELRVSTTHGLGSLWLAPRLDRFFTAYPDISIDLVLTEQVLDLPMREADVALMLREPEQAELIRRPLTEAAIRFYASRGYIERFGAPQSAAEFRNHRLISYRADQKSPLPPAVTDWLAQTTEIEHKSDLSVNNYFAVMQAAETGIGIAPLPDYLSALNTDLVRVGGDLVSPTFTIYIAYADELRRSRRVLAFRDFVLAELALLRAAQ; from the coding sequence ATCGACTGGGATAAACTCCGCGTGTTCTTCGCGGTCGCCGAGGCCGGCAGCCTGACGCATGCCGGCGAGGCGCTGCGTCTCAGCCAGTCCGCGGTCAGCCGTCAGATCAGGGGGCTGGAGGAGAGCCTCGGCGCGACGCTCTTTCATCGTCATGCGCGGGGGCTGATCCTGACCGAACAGGGCGAACTGCTCTTCGGCGCGGCGCGCGACATGTCGGCGCGGCTCAACCTCGCGGCGGCGCGAATCCGCGACGCGAAGGACGGCGACGGCGGCGAATTGCGGGTCTCGACCACGCACGGGCTCGGTTCGCTCTGGCTGGCGCCCCGGCTTGACCGCTTCTTCACCGCCTATCCCGACATCTCCATCGATCTCGTGCTGACCGAGCAGGTGCTCGACCTGCCGATGCGCGAGGCGGATGTCGCGCTCATGCTGCGCGAACCGGAACAGGCCGAACTGATCCGCCGGCCGCTGACCGAGGCGGCGATCCGGTTCTACGCCTCGCGCGGCTATATCGAACGCTTTGGCGCGCCGCAGTCGGCCGCGGAGTTCCGCAATCACCGGCTGATCTCCTACCGCGCCGACCAGAAATCGCCCCTGCCGCCGGCGGTCACCGACTGGTTGGCGCAGACCACCGAAATCGAGCACAAGAGCGACCTGAGCGTTAACAATTACTTTGCCGTGATGCAGGCGGCGGAAACCGGGATCGGCATCGCGCCGCTGCCGGATTATCTGTCCGCCCTCAACACCGACCTGGTGCGCGTCGGCGGCGACCTCGTGAGCCCGACCTTCACCATTTACATAGCCTACGCTGACGAATTGCGTCGCTCGCGCCGCGTCCTGGCGTTCCGCGATTTCGTTCTCGCCGAACTCGCCCTGCTCCGTGCGGCGCAATAA
- the phoB gene encoding phosphate regulon transcriptional regulator PhoB, whose protein sequence is MSANITVVEDEEALGALLEYNLAQEGYQVRLCADGDDALLSLEEAAPDLLILDWMLPGVSGIEICRRVRGRAEMRDTPIIMLTARGEEEDRIRGLDTGADDYLTKPFSMTELLARVRAVLRRARPMLAGDVATFGDITLDRETRRVHRGPREVRLGPKEFRLLDSLIRRPGRVFSREQLLDMVWGRDVYVETRTVDVHVGRLRKALNRRGDNDPIRTVRAAGYALDETYLG, encoded by the coding sequence ATGAGCGCGAATATCACCGTCGTCGAGGACGAGGAGGCGCTCGGAGCGCTGCTCGAATACAACCTCGCGCAGGAAGGTTACCAGGTCAGGCTATGCGCCGATGGCGACGACGCGCTTCTCAGCCTCGAAGAGGCGGCGCCCGACCTGCTGATCCTCGACTGGATGCTGCCGGGTGTCTCGGGCATCGAGATATGCCGCCGCGTCCGCGGACGCGCCGAGATGCGCGATACGCCGATCATCATGCTGACCGCGCGGGGTGAGGAGGAGGACCGGATCAGAGGGCTCGACACCGGCGCCGACGACTACCTCACCAAGCCCTTTTCGATGACCGAGCTTCTGGCGCGGGTCAGGGCTGTTCTGCGCCGCGCACGCCCGATGCTGGCGGGCGACGTGGCGACCTTCGGCGACATCACGCTGGACCGGGAGACACGGCGCGTACATCGCGGCCCGCGCGAGGTGCGTCTCGGGCCCAAGGAGTTCCGGCTGCTCGACAGCCTGATCCGCCGGCCCGGCCGGGTCTTCAGCCGCGAGCAACTGCTCGACATGGTATGGGGGCGCGACGTCTATGTTGAGACGCGCACGGTCGATGTCCATGTTGGCCGGCTGAGAAAGGCGCTCAACCGGCGCGGCGACAACGACCCGATCCGCACGGTGCGGGCGGCCGGCTACGCGCTCGACGAGACCTATCTGGGCTGA